In Ooceraea biroi isolate clonal line C1 chromosome 14, Obir_v5.4, whole genome shotgun sequence, the genomic window CGTGTATTGCATTTTAGAAACGGAGGATTATCAGCCGATGGGAGATATGCTGATCGACCGGTTTACTTCTTTCTACGGCATTGAACGACACAACATGGACAGTAATCTGAGCTGGCCAGAGGCCGCGGATAAGTTAATCAAGGGTGAGCTCGATATGGTGATCGGCCTGGTGCCGGAGAACATAGAAATACTGCAAGGTTTGCAGGTCGTTTGCTGGTATAGAGCTCGAACGCTGATGTTCGCCATCCAGGTGCGCCGTCGGGTACGCGACTACCCGGTGTTGCAACTCTTGACGCCGTTTCAGTACTCGGTCTGGATTTGCACGGTCGTCACGCTGATCGCGTACACTTTGCTGCTGTACGCACTTAGGAAACTGGCCGACAAGGGACTGATCAAGGAGCGATTGGACTTCATGCAAGTCTACGAAATTATGTTAGGGCAGAGCATCACGTATCCGCAGAGAACGTCGCTGCGCACTGTAACGGCACTCTGGATGATCTTCtcgtttaatttaaatatcatttacaACTGCACCTTCACGAGTTCCTTGGCACATATGGATACGGAGGATTTAATGGAGAATTTGAAGAAGGCCCGGGATGCCGGTATACCCATTGTCGGCCCTCCTATCGTGCAGAGTTTCCTGAATGACTCCGATGACCCAGTCATCGCTGATTTGCGCGATAGGTAATGCACAGCGTGATTGTCGAGatgttcaattaaaaaaagatattaaggggggagcctgcttcagaacgctgaaaataaggtattgggttggccaaaaagtaattgcgttcttttccaatagatggacatacatgtcttcaaatgtaactaacttcattctaaaccgcaaattcattatgtaggttaacaactcacagttcaagcttgttttacaaaaagaaagtacacgatttcgttaacaattgtttctttgccgtccatttcaaaatggaaaatcaaaaagaacattttcctcatattttcttttattacttccgaaaagggaaaaacgccgtgcaagctcataaaaagttatctgatgtatatggcgaagatgctttaaaactgcggcagtgtcaaaattcgtttactaaatttcgatctgcagattttaatgtgaaagatgcaccacgctcaggaaggccaatcgaaattgatgatgacaaactaaaggcactgatcgattccaatcggcgtttaacgacacgagagattgctgagaatcttaacatatcgaaatcgagtgttgaaaagtatttaaaactacttggatacattagtaagctcgatatttgggtagcacatgagctcaaagaaattcatctcactaagcgtattgacatctgcgattctcttttgaaacgtgaggaaaatgatccatttttgaaacgtatgataacaggcgacgaaaaatcgatcgtctacaacaacgtcaaacgaaaaagatcgtggagcaagcgtgatgaacctgctgaaagcacttgaaaagcagatattcaccaaagaaagattatgctgtcagtctggtgggactgtgtattttgagctgcttgcaaggaatcaaaccattaattcagacgtatactgtcgtcaactggatggccatcaaacagaaacgtcgagaattggtgaatcgcaagggtgttgtgtttcaccatgataacgctagaccacgtacaagtttggtcactcgtgaaaaattgttgcagcttggatgggatgtgttaccacatccaccatattcgccagacccggcaccatcagattaccattcgtttcgttctttgcaaaacgccttgaatggtaaaacttttactgctgatgaggatatcaaatcgttgttggaatagttttttgctgaaaaagataagaacttttttgagcgcggaatcatgaagttgcctgaaaaatggcaaaagataatcaaacaaaatggacaatatattgtttaataaagtttttgtttcccatgaaaaattcgccttttatttatataaaaaaacgcaattactttttggccaacccaatattatatatattatatattatatattatattaatatatattgggttggccaaaaagtaattgcgtttttttccaatacatagacatacatgtcttgaaatgtaactaacttcactctaaaccgcaaattcattatgtaggttaacaactcacagttcaagcttgttttacaaaaagaaagtacacgatttcgttaacaattgtttctttgccgtcgatttcaaaatggaaaatcaaaaagaacattttcgtcatattttcttttattacttccgaaaagggaaaaacgccgtgcaagctcataaaaagttatctgatgtatatggcgaagatgctttaaaactgcggcagtgtcaaaattcgtttactaaatttcgatctggagattttaatgtgaaagatgcaccacgctcaggaaggccaatcgaaattgatgatgacaaactaaaggcactgatcgattccaatcggcgtttaacgacacgagagattactgagaatcttaacatatcgaaatcgagtgttgaaaaccattcaaaactacttggatacattagtaagctcgatatttgggtaccacatgagctcaaagaaattcatctcactaagcgtattgacatctgcgattctcttttgaaacgtgaggaaaatgatccatttttgaaacgtatgataacaggcgacgaaaaatcgatcgtctacaacaacgtcaaacgaaaaagatcgtggagcaagcgtgatgaacctgctgaaagcacttgaaaagcagatattcaccaaagaaagattatgctgtcagtctggtgggactttaaaggtattgtgtattttgagctgcttgcaaggaatcaaaccattaattcagacgtatactgtcgtcaactggatggccatcaaacagaaacgtcgagaattggtgaatcgcaaaggtgttgtgtttcaccatgataacgctagaccacgtacaagtttggtcactcgtgaaaaattgttgcagcttggatgggatgtgttaccacatccaccatattcgctagacctggcaccatcagattaccattcgtttcgttctttgcaaaacgccttgaatggtaaaaccttgactgctgatgaggatatcaaatcgttgttggaattgttttttgctgaaaaagataagaacttttttgagcgcggaatcatgaagttgcctgaaaaatggcaaaagataatcaaacaaaatggacaatatattgtttaataaagtttttgtttcccatgaaaaattcgccttttatttatataaaaaaacgcaattactttttggccaacccaatatattttacgaattgtttttggagaaactatacagcggatcattataaaactttgatgcatttattagtacatgtttaaagataaaaaaaattattttttgatttgaatatatcgcttgtagaggtcgtcctagagaaatcttagtgcagccgcgtcgccggcattgcaaattggtgagcattctcctgcctccaaatttcgtctaaactgaaaaattgaaatatgttctcgttatttatgaattcccatcgtcgatgaaccaaagagagaagaaaaaagttgaaaagtgccaaaatggtggagcttagaacacaaaagtacgatttttagacaaagttgttaaattttttcatgcaaaaataattgtttaacttaatgtttttatgaatattaaaggttcatcgacgatggaaattcataaataacgagaaaatatttcaatttttcagtttggatgaaatttgaaggcaggagaatgctcaccaatttacaatgccggctgcactaagatgcctccaggacgacctctacaggcgatatattcaaatcaaaaaataattgttttatctttaaacatgtactaataaatgcatcaaagttttataatgatccgctgtatagtttctccaaaaaaattcgtaaaattataccttattttcaacgttctaaagcaggctccccccttaattacTAAGatctcaataattaaataaaaaatattaatcatataGTGTGAATACCTAGAACcttttattttgttacataaGGGACGTTTTGTTACACAAgataaaaaatcttaaatttcaaatcaagAGTGTCATGGTTATTttggtaaaataatattctctctttcataACAGATACACGGTTATGAAACGGGCAGACGAAGCGTTTGAGGAGATATTGTCAAAGGATGATATACTGGGAGTGGTTCAACCGATTACTGTCGACAGGATGAACTGGGTAACCAGAATGGATCGAAAACTACGTATATACATGCTTCCGGAGCCTGTGCTGTCATACCCGGTCTTATTTTACACGAGAGCCGAACATCACTACCGCATGCCCTTTGAGCGCATCGTTACGGAATATCGTCAATCAGGATTGCTTTATAAGTGGGTCAAGTATTACGTGATCGACGAGGATAAGCAAATCGCTACCTCTCGCGAGAACGCACAAGATGACACCGCCAATATATTAACCATGGAACATCTCGGACCCGTTTTccaattcttttttatgtgtCACGCAATCAGCGTCTTGCTCTTTTTGGTGGAACTAGTCAAGATTCATTTTCTCAAGATATAGCTACGGGGAGTTTGACGTGATCCCATTtttgctataataaattttgtatgaACCATCAGATACGCTCTTTTGGCTTTGCGGTTAAGCGCCGTCTTTTAAAGGTCGAGACGACATGGTGGCGATATTCACGCCTGAGTCATTTCATGTAGTCATGAGGTCTCATCTGAGTTGAGAGAGATATacgttatacagggtggcccattttaatttatacagtcgattttttaaaaaactaaaagagatacgaaaaaatgtttcagacagacatgtcacgatttcgagggggacataagatgataccattggtttgaccttgaatagtcgtttgaaggtcacgcgaagatcaccttcaatttcttaaattgaaaccccaactttttattgcagattcttattctccatcgaaaagtaagtaacttttgtctgaaacatttttccgaaaaatgtcatcttatgtccttaaaatgtcctcaaaactcatcttgaagatcattttaaggacataagatgacatttttcggaaaaatgtttcagacaaaagttacttacttttcgatggagaataagaatctgcaataaaaagttggggtttcaatttaagaaattgaaggtgatcttcgcgtgaccttcaaacgactattcaaggtcaaaccaatggtatcatcttatgtccccctcgaaatcgtgacatgtctgtctgaaacattttttcgtatctcttttagttttttaaaaaatcgactgtataaattaaaatgggccaccctgtatatatacatacattccggattgcaaaattatttttgataattgttCGTTAATTAACACAGTTACCGCCATGACGATTACCGGTGACTGACAcgcaataaatgtattaaaatatgaataatattgcaattacTTGCATTTGCAAGatcatcattatttaataacaataaaaaataagggaTAAccatttcatttctaaatattttaatatttttatatattaaaattatggaaatgattatatgtatatgacatattgttataaattttaataatttattttggcGTGAACGGAGAGTTCAAATCTAATATTACTAATGCGGTGACATACATGCGACgtgatttttccattttgaacgCATATCGTGCGTACATCGCGCTCTTTATGAAGCATATCTCATTGAGCTTTATGTCGACTCCTACGACTACAGCACAAGGCCGAAACTAGTGAATGAAGAAAGGTTTTATTCTATTCCATCTTTGgtcttataattttcaatgatAGCTCACGTTGTCGTAATCCTCTTTGCTCTTGTAAAGTTCTTATTTAGTTCCATCCGCTGAAGATCTCTACTTATCTATTTATTCcataataacgtaataactGTTGCTTATTCTTCACATTTCTTCTCATTTACTGTcattgaaatttcattttagtaGAATAGTATGAGTAATTTTCCTcttattcaattatttgtattgtaagaaaatatttcatacaaatAACTATGTTTAAATGCacattataagaaaataagagaagaatatataaaaagagtCTGCGCGAAGTTTATTTCAAATGTATGAAATTGCCTGCCGCTACTATAATAGAAGAATTTCTTTGCCGCAGGGGAACGCATTAAATTCTGTTTAGAATTCCACTGCAGCAGAATCTTGGGTATTAACAAAGTATTCGCGAGTTTCTCgaattttcattgaaaatgtaaAACTACAAACTTCCCATAAGAATAAATGAGATAATAAACTTTTATCTTGATAGGTTTCTGCTTATATGCGTTAATAATGATCTATTTCATTTGATTTATGGattgtaataaatgtttcatgcGTACTCAAGCTATACTGCTTAATTTTACGACCTAAGTCGGACAGGCACGTGGCATATAGAAGTAATATTACATGGATACTCGGCATACCAACCGCCATgagtttatttattgtacatactctGCGTGTTACTGTGcgaaataaaaagcaaatCTCATATTCATGTAATTCATCCACTACTTTATAAGATTCTGAAAAGCAGACATCAAAATcaaatgaaaatgtaaaaatgcaaAGAATGAGAATTGCACACGCATTACAAACATTTCCATTTTCAGATTTGCAagtattctataatatttgagCTACGTTGGCTCTACCTTTTATATCTGAGACTTTTGAGATTCAGCATTATCTACGTATAAAAATCCATGGCGTCTTTCAAATGACTACCGTATAAGAGAAGAGCAATTCTTCATTCGTGCATGACTGTCTTGATGCGATCGCTCATCGGTTAAAAGGGCACCATC contains:
- the LOC113563339 gene encoding uncharacterized protein LOC113563339, giving the protein MLSFMSSIRRLAAIFQNKAECTRGTACRCSNETNMLQFLRYVLVPSAVLVQIRATNDYGKLFLRDDIMDYAEKVFSCVNFTAVRLFNDGNRIGVMCHKCGRLENEIIRLFMKNQAIAVSNRPFFPIRKKGRRVISYVVFADETFADSRRELLKKGMNLHTEQYLFVSATKEEAATVFAGDLWREGFRNIAFLILNTSMVHGTVQVPVTTEQTVTLRSVGYCIPSEDNLDGIVPYNSDFYRFCSTKPCTLRYGSVVDDTVQFWRQEDRLKMTGEAKKNSPVSSILFEETFLKHVYCILETEDYQPMGDMLIDRFTSFYGIERHNMDSNLSWPEAADKLIKGELDMVIGLVPENIEILQGLQVVCWYRARTLMFAIQVRRRVRDYPVLQLLTPFQYSVWICTVVTLIAYTLLLYALRKLADKGLIKERLDFMQVYEIMLGQSITYPQRTSLRTVTALWMIFSFNLNIIYNCTFTSSLAHMDTEDLMENLKKARDAGIPIVGPPIVQSFLNDSDDPVIADLRDRYSLFHNRYTVMKRADEAFEEILSKDDILGVVQPITVDRMNWVTRMDRKLRIYMLPEPVLSYPVLFYTRAEHHYRMPFERIVTEYRQSGLLYKWVKYYVIDEDKQIATSRENAQDDTANILTMEHLGPVFQFFFMCHAISVLLFLVELVKIHFLKI